A genomic window from Corvus hawaiiensis isolate bCorHaw1 chromosome 29, bCorHaw1.pri.cur, whole genome shotgun sequence includes:
- the LYSMD1 gene encoding lysM and putative peptidoglycan-binding domain-containing protein 1 isoform X8, giving the protein MAGSGGAGAAPREHRLQPGDTLPGLALRYGVTMEQIQRANRLYASDTIFLKPTLLIPAPARPQGPFPRDRDRDRDRDVPGDAPGDSPEPPSPSRHDLSASDFLQRLDAEIGRSKEAAAQRLRGHDSGPGPAGGGPQPLVPAGGPARTPAPDQDPAGGRAQGRRGRDLHLVTAGTAGTEGHPGQREQDIGDTQDTGNGTPRTAGMGHWGHPGQREWDIGDTQDIGNGTLGTPRTPGTGHPGHQERDTGDTQDTGNGTPRTPRTPGTGHPGHQERDTGDTQDTGNGTPRTPGTGHWGHPGHRERDTGDTQDTGNGTPRTPRTPGMGHWGHPGHREWDIGDTQDTGNGILGTPRTRSSPRDIEDTEDATPGPPEPPPQTPNPGLWTPPKLAINPPPPPPHHGENS; this is encoded by the exons ATGGCGGGGAGCGGCGgagcgggggcggccccgcgggaGCACCGCCTGCAGCCCGGGGACACCCTGCCGGGGCTGGCGCTGCGCTACGGGGTGACG ATGGAGCAGATCCAGCGCGCCAACCGCCTCTACGCCTCGGACACCATCTTCCTGAAGCCCACCCTGCTCatcccggccccggcgcggccccaGGGGCCCTTCCCGAGGGATCGGGACCGGGATCGGGACCGGGACGTTCCCGGGGACGCCCCTGGGGACAGCccggagccccccagcccctcccgcCACGACCTCTCGGCCTCGGATTTCCTGCAGCGCTTGGACGCCGAGATCGGCCGCTCCAAGGAGGCGGCGGCGCAGCGGCTGCGGGGCCACGACAGCGG ccccggcccggccgggggGGGGCCGCAGCCCCTCGTCCCCGCGGGGGGCCCGGCTCGGACCCCGGCCCCTGACCAGGACCCCGCGGGCGGCCGCGCTCAGGGACGCCGAGGACGAGATCTTCACCTTgtgacagcggggacagcggggacagagggacacccAGGACAGCGGGAACAGGACAttggggacacccaggacaccgggaatgggac ACCCAGGACAGCGGgaatgggacactggggacacccaggacaGCGGGAatgggacattggg GACACCCAGGACATCGGgaatgggacactgggga CACCCAGGACACCAGGAACGGGACACCCAGGACACCAGGAacgggacactggggacacccaggacaccgggaatgggacACCCAGGACACCCAGGACACCGGGAACGGGACACCCAGGACACCAGGAacgggacactggggacacccaggacaccgggaatgggacACCCAGGACACCAGGAacgggacactggggacacccaggacaccgg GAacgggacactggggacacccaggacaccgggaatgggacACCCAGGACACCCAGGACACCAGgaatgggacactggggacacccaggacaTCGGGAATGGGATAttggggacacccaggacactgggaatgggatactggggacacccaggacGAGATCTTCACCTCGTGACATCGAGGACACCGAGGACGCCACTCCAGGACCTCCAGaaccccctccccaaaccccaaatccaggacTTTGGACCCCTCCCAAACTTGCCataaatcccccccccccccccccccaccatgGAGAAAACTCCTAA
- the LYSMD1 gene encoding lysM and putative peptidoglycan-binding domain-containing protein 1 isoform X7, producing MAGSGGAGAAPREHRLQPGDTLPGLALRYGVTMEQIQRANRLYASDTIFLKPTLLIPAPARPQGPFPRDRDRDRDRDVPGDAPGDSPEPPSPSRHDLSASDFLQRLDAEIGRSKEAAAQRLRGHDSGPGPAGGGPQPLVPAGGPARTPAPDQDPAGGRAQGRRGRDLHLVTAGTAGTEGHPGQREQDIGDTQDTGNGTPRTAGMGHWGHPGQREWDIGDTQDTQDIGNGTLGTPRTPGTGHPGHQERDTGDTQDTGNGTPRTPRTPGTGHPGHQERDTGDTQDTGNGTPRTPGTGHWGHPGHRERDTGDTQDTGNGTPRTPRTPGMGHWGHPGHREWDIGDTQDTGNGILGTPRTRSSPRDIEDTEDATPGPPEPPPQTPNPGLWTPPKLAINPPPPPPHHGENS from the exons ATGGCGGGGAGCGGCGgagcgggggcggccccgcgggaGCACCGCCTGCAGCCCGGGGACACCCTGCCGGGGCTGGCGCTGCGCTACGGGGTGACG ATGGAGCAGATCCAGCGCGCCAACCGCCTCTACGCCTCGGACACCATCTTCCTGAAGCCCACCCTGCTCatcccggccccggcgcggccccaGGGGCCCTTCCCGAGGGATCGGGACCGGGATCGGGACCGGGACGTTCCCGGGGACGCCCCTGGGGACAGCccggagccccccagcccctcccgcCACGACCTCTCGGCCTCGGATTTCCTGCAGCGCTTGGACGCCGAGATCGGCCGCTCCAAGGAGGCGGCGGCGCAGCGGCTGCGGGGCCACGACAGCGG ccccggcccggccgggggGGGGCCGCAGCCCCTCGTCCCCGCGGGGGGCCCGGCTCGGACCCCGGCCCCTGACCAGGACCCCGCGGGCGGCCGCGCTCAGGGACGCCGAGGACGAGATCTTCACCTTgtgacagcggggacagcggggacagagggacacccAGGACAGCGGGAACAGGACAttggggacacccaggacaccgggaatgggac ACCCAGGACAGCGGgaatgggacactggggacacccaggacaGCGGGAatgggacattgg ggacacccAGGACACCCAGGACATCGGgaatgggacactgggga CACCCAGGACACCAGGAACGGGACACCCAGGACACCAGGAacgggacactggggacacccaggacaccgggaatgggacACCCAGGACACCCAGGACACCGGGAACGGGACACCCAGGACACCAGGAacgggacactggggacacccaggacaccgggaatgggacACCCAGGACACCAGGAacgggacactggggacacccaggacaccgg GAacgggacactggggacacccaggacaccgggaatgggacACCCAGGACACCCAGGACACCAGgaatgggacactggggacacccaggacaTCGGGAATGGGATAttggggacacccaggacactgggaatgggatactggggacacccaggacGAGATCTTCACCTCGTGACATCGAGGACACCGAGGACGCCACTCCAGGACCTCCAGaaccccctccccaaaccccaaatccaggacTTTGGACCCCTCCCAAACTTGCCataaatcccccccccccccccccccaccatgGAGAAAACTCCTAA
- the LYSMD1 gene encoding lysM and putative peptidoglycan-binding domain-containing protein 1 isoform X15, translating into MAGSGGAGAAPREHRLQPGDTLPGLALRYGVTMEQIQRANRLYASDTIFLKPTLLIPAPARPQGPFPRDRDRDRDRDVPGDAPGDSPEPPSPSRHDLSASDFLQRLDAEIGRSKEAAAQRLRGHDSGPGPAGGGPQPLVPAGGPARTPAPDQDPAGGRAQGRRGRDLHLVTAGTAGTEGHPGQREQDIGDTQDTQDIRNGTLGRPRTPGMGHWEHPGHQEWDTGDTQDTQDSGNGTLGTPRTAGMGHWGHPGHREWDTGDTQDTGNGTLGTPRTPGMGHPGHQERDTGDTQDTGNGTLGTPRTPGMGHPGHPGHQEWDTGDTQDIGNGILGTPRTLGMGYWGHPGRDLHLVTSRTPRTPLQDLQNPLPKPQIQDFGPLPNLP; encoded by the exons ATGGCGGGGAGCGGCGgagcgggggcggccccgcgggaGCACCGCCTGCAGCCCGGGGACACCCTGCCGGGGCTGGCGCTGCGCTACGGGGTGACG ATGGAGCAGATCCAGCGCGCCAACCGCCTCTACGCCTCGGACACCATCTTCCTGAAGCCCACCCTGCTCatcccggccccggcgcggccccaGGGGCCCTTCCCGAGGGATCGGGACCGGGATCGGGACCGGGACGTTCCCGGGGACGCCCCTGGGGACAGCccggagccccccagcccctcccgcCACGACCTCTCGGCCTCGGATTTCCTGCAGCGCTTGGACGCCGAGATCGGCCGCTCCAAGGAGGCGGCGGCGCAGCGGCTGCGGGGCCACGACAGCGG ccccggcccggccgggggGGGGCCGCAGCCCCTCGTCCCCGCGGGGGGCCCGGCTCGGACCCCGGCCCCTGACCAGGACCCCGCGGGCGGCCGCGCTCAGGGACGCCGAGGACGAGATCTTCACCTTgtgacagcggggacagcggggacagagggacacccAGGACAGCGGGAACAGGACAttggggacaccca GGACACCCAGGACATCAGGAATGGGACACTGGGGAGACCCAggacaccgggaatgggacATTGGGAACACCCAGGACACCAGgaatgggacactgg ggacacccAGGACACCCAGGACAGCGGgaatgggacactggggacacccaggacaGCGGGAatgggac actggggacacccaggacaccgggaatgggac actggggacacccaggacaccgg GAacgggacactggggacacccaggacaccgggaatgggacACCCAGGACACCAGGAacgggacactggggacacccaggacaccgg GAacgggacactggggacacccaggacaccgggaatgggacACCCAGGACACCCAGGACACCAGgaatgggacactggggacacccaggacaTCGGGAATGGGATAttggggacacccaggacactgggaatgggatactggggacacccaggacGAGATCTTCACCTCGTGACATCGAGGACACCGAGGACGCCACTCCAGGACCTCCAGaaccccctccccaaaccccaaatccaggacTTTGGACCCCTCCCAAACTTGCCataa
- the LYSMD1 gene encoding lysM and putative peptidoglycan-binding domain-containing protein 1 isoform X30, which yields MAGSGGAGAAPREHRLQPGDTLPGLALRYGVTMEQIQRANRLYASDTIFLKPTLLIPAPARPQGPFPRDRDRDRDRDVPGDAPGDSPEPPSPSRHDLSASDFLQRLDAEIGRSKEAAAQRLRGHDSGPGPAGGGPQPLVPAGGPARTPAPDQDPAGGRAQGRRGRDLHLVTAGTAGTEGHPGQREQDIGDTQDTGNGTLGTPWTPRTSGMGHWGHPGQREWDTGDTQDSGNGTLGTPRTPGTGHPGHQERDTGDTQDTGNGTLGTPRTPGMGHPGHPGHQEWDTGDTQDIGNGILGTPRTLGMGYWGHPGRDLHLVTSRTPRTPLQDLQNPLPKPQIQDFGPLPNLP from the exons ATGGCGGGGAGCGGCGgagcgggggcggccccgcgggaGCACCGCCTGCAGCCCGGGGACACCCTGCCGGGGCTGGCGCTGCGCTACGGGGTGACG ATGGAGCAGATCCAGCGCGCCAACCGCCTCTACGCCTCGGACACCATCTTCCTGAAGCCCACCCTGCTCatcccggccccggcgcggccccaGGGGCCCTTCCCGAGGGATCGGGACCGGGATCGGGACCGGGACGTTCCCGGGGACGCCCCTGGGGACAGCccggagccccccagcccctcccgcCACGACCTCTCGGCCTCGGATTTCCTGCAGCGCTTGGACGCCGAGATCGGCCGCTCCAAGGAGGCGGCGGCGCAGCGGCTGCGGGGCCACGACAGCGG ccccggcccggccgggggGGGGCCGCAGCCCCTCGTCCCCGCGGGGGGCCCGGCTCGGACCCCGGCCCCTGACCAGGACCCCGCGGGCGGCCGCGCTCAGGGACGCCGAGGACGAGATCTTCACCTTgtgacagcggggacagcggggacagagggacacccAGGACAGCGGGAACAGGACAttggggacacccaggacaccgggaatgggacATTGGGAACACCCTGGACACCCAGGACATCAGGAATGGGACACTGGG GACACCCAGGACAGCGGgaatgggacactggggacacccaggacaGCGGGAatgggacattggg GACACCCAGGACACCGGGAACGGGACACCCAGGACACCAGGAacgggacactggggacacccaggacaccgg GAacgggacactggggacacccaggacaccgggaatgggacACCCAGGACACCCAGGACACCAGgaatgggacactggggacacccaggacaTCGGGAATGGGATAttggggacacccaggacactgggaatgggatactggggacacccaggacGAGATCTTCACCTCGTGACATCGAGGACACCGAGGACGCCACTCCAGGACCTCCAGaaccccctccccaaaccccaaatccaggacTTTGGACCCCTCCCAAACTTGCCataa
- the LYSMD1 gene encoding lysM and putative peptidoglycan-binding domain-containing protein 1 isoform X29, with the protein MAGSGGAGAAPREHRLQPGDTLPGLALRYGVTMEQIQRANRLYASDTIFLKPTLLIPAPARPQGPFPRDRDRDRDRDVPGDAPGDSPEPPSPSRHDLSASDFLQRLDAEIGRSKEAAAQRLRGHDSGPGPAGGGPQPLVPAGGPARTPAPDQDPAGGRAQGRRGRDLHLVTAGTAGTEGHPGQREQDIGDTQDTGNGTLGTPRTPRTAGMGHWGHPGQREWDTGDTQDTGNGTLGTPRTPGMGHPGHQERDTGDTQDTGNGTLGTPRTPGMGHPGHPGHQEWDTGDTQDIGNGILGTPRTLGMGYWGHPGRDLHLVTSRTPRTPLQDLQNPLPKPQIQDFGPLPNLP; encoded by the exons ATGGCGGGGAGCGGCGgagcgggggcggccccgcgggaGCACCGCCTGCAGCCCGGGGACACCCTGCCGGGGCTGGCGCTGCGCTACGGGGTGACG ATGGAGCAGATCCAGCGCGCCAACCGCCTCTACGCCTCGGACACCATCTTCCTGAAGCCCACCCTGCTCatcccggccccggcgcggccccaGGGGCCCTTCCCGAGGGATCGGGACCGGGATCGGGACCGGGACGTTCCCGGGGACGCCCCTGGGGACAGCccggagccccccagcccctcccgcCACGACCTCTCGGCCTCGGATTTCCTGCAGCGCTTGGACGCCGAGATCGGCCGCTCCAAGGAGGCGGCGGCGCAGCGGCTGCGGGGCCACGACAGCGG ccccggcccggccgggggGGGGCCGCAGCCCCTCGTCCCCGCGGGGGGCCCGGCTCGGACCCCGGCCCCTGACCAGGACCCCGCGGGCGGCCGCGCTCAGGGACGCCGAGGACGAGATCTTCACCTTgtgacagcggggacagcggggacagagggacacccAGGACAGCGGGAACAGGACAttggggacacccaggacaccgggaatgggacATTGG ggacacccAGGACACCCAGGACAGCGGgaatgggacactggggacacccaggacaGCGGGAatgggac actggggacacccaggacaccgg GAacgggacactggggacacccaggacaccgggaatgggacACCCAGGACACCAGGAacgggacactggggacacccaggacaccgg GAacgggacactggggacacccaggacaccgggaatgggacACCCAGGACACCCAGGACACCAGgaatgggacactggggacacccaggacaTCGGGAATGGGATAttggggacacccaggacactgggaatgggatactggggacacccaggacGAGATCTTCACCTCGTGACATCGAGGACACCGAGGACGCCACTCCAGGACCTCCAGaaccccctccccaaaccccaaatccaggacTTTGGACCCCTCCCAAACTTGCCataa
- the LYSMD1 gene encoding lysM and putative peptidoglycan-binding domain-containing protein 1 isoform X37 → MAGSGGAGAAPREHRLQPGDTLPGLALRYGVTMEQIQRANRLYASDTIFLKPTLLIPAPARPQGPFPRDRDRDRDRDVPGDAPGDSPEPPSPSRHDLSASDFLQRLDAEIGRSKEAAAQRLRGHDSGPGPAGGGPQPLVPAGGPARTPAPDQDPAGGRAQGRRGRDLHLVTAGTAGTEGHPGQREQDIGDTQDTGNGTLGRPRTPGMGHWGHPGRDLHLVTSRTPRTPLQDLQNPLPKPQIQDFGPLPNLP, encoded by the exons ATGGCGGGGAGCGGCGgagcgggggcggccccgcgggaGCACCGCCTGCAGCCCGGGGACACCCTGCCGGGGCTGGCGCTGCGCTACGGGGTGACG ATGGAGCAGATCCAGCGCGCCAACCGCCTCTACGCCTCGGACACCATCTTCCTGAAGCCCACCCTGCTCatcccggccccggcgcggccccaGGGGCCCTTCCCGAGGGATCGGGACCGGGATCGGGACCGGGACGTTCCCGGGGACGCCCCTGGGGACAGCccggagccccccagcccctcccgcCACGACCTCTCGGCCTCGGATTTCCTGCAGCGCTTGGACGCCGAGATCGGCCGCTCCAAGGAGGCGGCGGCGCAGCGGCTGCGGGGCCACGACAGCGG ccccggcccggccgggggGGGGCCGCAGCCCCTCGTCCCCGCGGGGGGCCCGGCTCGGACCCCGGCCCCTGACCAGGACCCCGCGGGCGGCCGCGCTCAGGGACGCCGAGGACGAGATCTTCACCTTgtgacagcggggacagcggggacagagggacacccAGGACAGCGGGAACAGGACAttggggacacccaggacaccgg GAATGGGACACTGGGGAGACCCAggacaccgggaatgggac actggggacacccaggacGAGATCTTCACCTCGTGACATCGAGGACACCGAGGACGCCACTCCAGGACCTCCAGaaccccctccccaaaccccaaatccaggacTTTGGACCCCTCCCAAACTTGCCataa
- the LYSMD1 gene encoding lysM and putative peptidoglycan-binding domain-containing protein 1 isoform X2, translated as MAGSGGAGAAPREHRLQPGDTLPGLALRYGVTMEQIQRANRLYASDTIFLKPTLLIPAPARPQGPFPRDRDRDRDRDVPGDAPGDSPEPPSPSRHDLSASDFLQRLDAEIGRSKEAAAQRLRGHDSGPGPAGGGPQPLVPAGGPARTPAPDQDPAGGRAQGRRGRDLHLVTAGTAGTEGHPGQREQDIGDTQDTQDIRNGTLGRPRTPGMGHWEHPGHQEWDTGDTQDTQDSGNGTLGTPRTAGMGHWGHPGHREWDTGDTQDTGNGTPRTPRTPGTGHPGHQERDTGDTQDTGNGTPRTPGTGHWGHPGHRERDTGDTQDTGNGTPRTPRTPGMGHWGHPGHREWDIGDTQDTGNGILGTPRTRSSPRDIEDTEDATPGPPEPPPQTPNPGLWTPPKLAINPPPPPPHHGENS; from the exons ATGGCGGGGAGCGGCGgagcgggggcggccccgcgggaGCACCGCCTGCAGCCCGGGGACACCCTGCCGGGGCTGGCGCTGCGCTACGGGGTGACG ATGGAGCAGATCCAGCGCGCCAACCGCCTCTACGCCTCGGACACCATCTTCCTGAAGCCCACCCTGCTCatcccggccccggcgcggccccaGGGGCCCTTCCCGAGGGATCGGGACCGGGATCGGGACCGGGACGTTCCCGGGGACGCCCCTGGGGACAGCccggagccccccagcccctcccgcCACGACCTCTCGGCCTCGGATTTCCTGCAGCGCTTGGACGCCGAGATCGGCCGCTCCAAGGAGGCGGCGGCGCAGCGGCTGCGGGGCCACGACAGCGG ccccggcccggccgggggGGGGCCGCAGCCCCTCGTCCCCGCGGGGGGCCCGGCTCGGACCCCGGCCCCTGACCAGGACCCCGCGGGCGGCCGCGCTCAGGGACGCCGAGGACGAGATCTTCACCTTgtgacagcggggacagcggggacagagggacacccAGGACAGCGGGAACAGGACAttggggacaccca GGACACCCAGGACATCAGGAATGGGACACTGGGGAGACCCAggacaccgggaatgggacATTGGGAACACCCAGGACACCAGgaatgggacactgg ggacacccAGGACACCCAGGACAGCGGgaatgggacactggggacacccaggacaGCGGGAatgggac actggggacacccaggacaccgggaatgggac actggggacacccaggacaccgggaatgggacACCCAGGACACCCAGGACACCGGGAACGGGACACCCAGGACACCAGGAacgggacactggggacacccaggacaccgggaatgggacACCCAGGACACCAGGAacgggacactggggacacccaggacaccgg GAacgggacactggggacacccaggacaccgggaatgggacACCCAGGACACCCAGGACACCAGgaatgggacactggggacacccaggacaTCGGGAATGGGATAttggggacacccaggacactgggaatgggatactggggacacccaggacGAGATCTTCACCTCGTGACATCGAGGACACCGAGGACGCCACTCCAGGACCTCCAGaaccccctccccaaaccccaaatccaggacTTTGGACCCCTCCCAAACTTGCCataaatcccccccccccccccccccaccatgGAGAAAACTCCTAA
- the LYSMD1 gene encoding lysM and putative peptidoglycan-binding domain-containing protein 1 isoform X26, with the protein MAGSGGAGAAPREHRLQPGDTLPGLALRYGVTMEQIQRANRLYASDTIFLKPTLLIPAPARPQGPFPRDRDRDRDRDVPGDAPGDSPEPPSPSRHDLSASDFLQRLDAEIGRSKEAAAQRLRGHDSGPGPAGGGPQPLVPAGGPARTPAPDQDPAGGRAQGRRGRDLHLVTAGTAGTEGHPGQREQDIGDTQDTGNGTLGTPWTPRTSGMGHWGHPGQREWDTGDTQDSGNGTLGTPRTPGTGHWGHPGHRERDTGDTQDTGNGTPRTPRTPGMGHWGHPGHREWDIGDTQDTGNGILGTPRTRSSPRDIEDTEDATPGPPEPPPQTPNPGLWTPPKLAINPPPPPPHHGENS; encoded by the exons ATGGCGGGGAGCGGCGgagcgggggcggccccgcgggaGCACCGCCTGCAGCCCGGGGACACCCTGCCGGGGCTGGCGCTGCGCTACGGGGTGACG ATGGAGCAGATCCAGCGCGCCAACCGCCTCTACGCCTCGGACACCATCTTCCTGAAGCCCACCCTGCTCatcccggccccggcgcggccccaGGGGCCCTTCCCGAGGGATCGGGACCGGGATCGGGACCGGGACGTTCCCGGGGACGCCCCTGGGGACAGCccggagccccccagcccctcccgcCACGACCTCTCGGCCTCGGATTTCCTGCAGCGCTTGGACGCCGAGATCGGCCGCTCCAAGGAGGCGGCGGCGCAGCGGCTGCGGGGCCACGACAGCGG ccccggcccggccgggggGGGGCCGCAGCCCCTCGTCCCCGCGGGGGGCCCGGCTCGGACCCCGGCCCCTGACCAGGACCCCGCGGGCGGCCGCGCTCAGGGACGCCGAGGACGAGATCTTCACCTTgtgacagcggggacagcggggacagagggacacccAGGACAGCGGGAACAGGACAttggggacacccaggacaccgggaatgggacATTGGGAACACCCTGGACACCCAGGACATCAGGAATGGGACACTGGG GACACCCAGGACAGCGGgaatgggacactggggacacccaggacaGCGGGAatgggac actggggacacccaggacaccgg GAacgggacactggggacacccaggacaccgg GAacgggacactggggacacccaggacaccgggaatgggacACCCAGGACACCCAGGACACCAGgaatgggacactggggacacccaggacaTCGGGAATGGGATAttggggacacccaggacactgggaatgggatactggggacacccaggacGAGATCTTCACCTCGTGACATCGAGGACACCGAGGACGCCACTCCAGGACCTCCAGaaccccctccccaaaccccaaatccaggacTTTGGACCCCTCCCAAACTTGCCataaatcccccccccccccccccccaccatgGAGAAAACTCCTAA
- the LYSMD1 gene encoding lysM and putative peptidoglycan-binding domain-containing protein 1 isoform X27 has protein sequence MAGSGGAGAAPREHRLQPGDTLPGLALRYGVTMEQIQRANRLYASDTIFLKPTLLIPAPARPQGPFPRDRDRDRDRDVPGDAPGDSPEPPSPSRHDLSASDFLQRLDAEIGRSKEAAAQRLRGHDSGPGPAGGGPQPLVPAGGPARTPAPDQDPAGGRAQGRRGRDLHLVTAGTAGTEGHPGQREQDIGDTQDTGNGTLGTPRTPRTAGMGHWGHPGQREWDIGDTQDTGNGTPRTPGTGHWGHPGHRERDTGDTQDTGNGTPRTPRTPGMGHWGHPGHREWDIGDTQDTGNGILGTPRTRSSPRDIEDTEDATPGPPEPPPQTPNPGLWTPPKLAINPPPPPPHHGENS, from the exons ATGGCGGGGAGCGGCGgagcgggggcggccccgcgggaGCACCGCCTGCAGCCCGGGGACACCCTGCCGGGGCTGGCGCTGCGCTACGGGGTGACG ATGGAGCAGATCCAGCGCGCCAACCGCCTCTACGCCTCGGACACCATCTTCCTGAAGCCCACCCTGCTCatcccggccccggcgcggccccaGGGGCCCTTCCCGAGGGATCGGGACCGGGATCGGGACCGGGACGTTCCCGGGGACGCCCCTGGGGACAGCccggagccccccagcccctcccgcCACGACCTCTCGGCCTCGGATTTCCTGCAGCGCTTGGACGCCGAGATCGGCCGCTCCAAGGAGGCGGCGGCGCAGCGGCTGCGGGGCCACGACAGCGG ccccggcccggccgggggGGGGCCGCAGCCCCTCGTCCCCGCGGGGGGCCCGGCTCGGACCCCGGCCCCTGACCAGGACCCCGCGGGCGGCCGCGCTCAGGGACGCCGAGGACGAGATCTTCACCTTgtgacagcggggacagcggggacagagggacacccAGGACAGCGGGAACAGGACAttggggacacccaggacaccgggaatgggacATTGG ggacacccAGGACACCCAGGACAGCGGgaatgggacactggggacacccaggacaGCGGGAatgggacattggg GACACCCAGGACACCGGGAACGGGACACCCAGGACACCAGGAacgggacactggggacacccaggacaccgg GAacgggacactggggacacccaggacaccgggaatgggacACCCAGGACACCCAGGACACCAGgaatgggacactggggacacccaggacaTCGGGAATGGGATAttggggacacccaggacactgggaatgggatactggggacacccaggacGAGATCTTCACCTCGTGACATCGAGGACACCGAGGACGCCACTCCAGGACCTCCAGaaccccctccccaaaccccaaatccaggacTTTGGACCCCTCCCAAACTTGCCataaatcccccccccccccccccccaccatgGAGAAAACTCCTAA